A portion of the Suricata suricatta isolate VVHF042 chromosome 11, meerkat_22Aug2017_6uvM2_HiC, whole genome shotgun sequence genome contains these proteins:
- the C11H11orf42 gene encoding uncharacterized protein C11orf42 homolog, with translation MLVGTPHLLTLDEADATWTLIKDKVIEERFGPNVVAVPFLSDAACYDLLGVLVKQSRPAHTRLALPSRQGRRALQPVGLLPNLVEQAGSEGAFAHCTQEYSPNGRAEIAYEEMRLLDGQPCRIRLHVGGLRKKVAFLLLQPGQVSLQQNLPWLRSTHSIYVIYQVFSCSWLQLGLLPTAQEPQLLRLQRSLPVAFSCLKFSLQPKGVLGPQKPLTKDPLPHGANWVRPDLRIMPPLAPMPAPANTPEAAAMPPPVPAPPTPPPQEGPEDRPTRFSYKGRNPFRRKPQMVSENWLFSPRSPPPGVQGGGPGDPDRHSMSLPLLQGLSSEFDSDE, from the exons GTTATCGAGGAGCGCTTTGGACCCAACGTAGTGGCAGTACCTTTCCTGTCGGATGCAGCCTGCTATGACCTACTGGGTGTGCTAGTGAAGCAGTCCCGACCAGCCCACACCCGCCTGGCTTTACCAAGTCGGCAAGGTCGGCGGGCACTACAACCAGTGGGTCTACTACCAAACCTTGTGGAACAGGCAGGATCTGAGGGTGCCTTTGCCCACTGCACTCAGGAATACTCACCAAATGGCCGGGCAGAGATAGCCTATGAAGAAATGCGACTGTTGGATGGGCAGCCCTGCCGGATCCGCCTGCACGTGGGTGGCCTGCGCAAGAAGGTGGCCTTCCTGTTGCTGCAACCAGGGCAGGTGAGCCTACAGCAAAATCTTCCCTGGCTCCGAAGCACCCACAGTATCTATGTCATCTACCAGGTCTTTTCCTGTTCCTGGCTGCAGCTGGGGCTGTTGCCTACAGCCCAAGAGCCCCAGCTCCTCCGGTTACAACGGTCCCTGCCTGTTGCATTCTCTTGCCTTAAGTTCTCACTGCAGCCCAAAGGAGTGCTAGGACCGCAGAAGCCTCTGACCAAAGATCCTCTGCCCCATGGGGCCAATTGGGTCAGACCCGACCTCCGTATCATGCCACCTCTGGCCCCCATGCCAGCTCCTGCCAACACCCCTGAAGCTGCTGCTATGCCCCCACCTGTCCCAGCCCCACCTACACCACCTCCTCAGGAAGGGCCAGAGGACAGACCCACCAGATTCTCCTACAAGGGCCGGAACCCCTTCCGCAGGAAGCCCCAGATGGTGTCAG AGAACTGGCTCTTCAGCCCCCGAAGCCCCCCACCTGGAGTCCAGGGTGGGGGCCCCGGGGACCCCGACCGGCACTCCATGTCCCTGCCCCTGCTGCAGGGTCTGTCCTCAGAGTTCGACAGCGACGAATGA